One Campylobacter sp. RM16192 genomic region harbors:
- the pyrF gene encoding orotidine-5'-phosphate decarboxylase, producing the protein MKLCVALDMATMEQNLALARELKGLDVWLKVGLRSYLRDGAKIIDDIKKIDDFKIFLDLKLHDIPNTMADAAEVIASLPVDMINVHASAGKRAMSEVMNRLNLLKNRPLVLAVSALTSFNEDGFRIVYNDDIKNFVLKFCVSAYEVGVDGMVCSVFESNMIKDATSRFFLTLTPGIRPFNEDTNDQSRVADLETAKKENSDFIVVGRPIYEDSSPREICERILSEIEVVNE; encoded by the coding sequence ATGAAACTTTGCGTAGCGCTTGATATGGCCACGATGGAGCAAAATTTAGCTTTGGCTAGAGAGCTAAAGGGACTTGATGTATGGCTTAAAGTAGGACTTAGAAGCTATTTAAGAGACGGAGCTAAGATAATTGACGATATAAAAAAGATTGATGATTTTAAAATTTTCTTAGATCTTAAGCTGCATGATATACCAAACACGATGGCCGATGCCGCAGAAGTGATAGCAAGCTTGCCCGTTGACATGATAAACGTGCACGCAAGTGCAGGAAAAAGGGCGATGAGTGAGGTCATGAACCGCTTAAATTTACTAAAAAACCGTCCCTTAGTTCTTGCTGTGTCGGCTCTTACTAGTTTTAATGAAGATGGTTTTAGAATAGTTTATAACGACGATATAAAAAATTTTGTTCTTAAATTTTGTGTTAGTGCTTATGAAGTGGGTGTTGATGGGATGGTTTGTTCGGTATTTGAGAGTAATATGATAAAAGATGCAACATCACGTTTTTTTCTTACTTTAACTCCAGGAATTCGTCCTTTTAATGAGGACACGAACGATCAAAGCAGAGTAGCTGATTTAGAAACTGCAAAAAAAGAAAATAGCGATTTTATCGTAGTTGGTAGACCGATATATGAAGATAGTAGTCCTAGGGAAATTTGCGAAAGAATACTATCTGAAATAGAAGTTGTAAATGAGTGA
- a CDS encoding site-specific integrase — protein sequence MKWTMLYALRPSNARLARWEDISIDKKEWIIRAEDMKMKEEFIIPLTDTAIELLKTIPSYTIKQGYLFRGAKHNAPISDNSMRMGLKRLGYDGEMDMHGFRSSFRTIISELNYTEKLGFTEEVMSLCIDHRFRKTIKSDESYHRAKFESGKREIFEYWHEKLREFGFKI from the coding sequence ATGAAATGGACCATGCTTTATGCTCTTAGGCCTAGCAATGCTAGACTTGCTAGATGGGAAGATATTAGTATAGATAAAAAAGAGTGGATAATAAGAGCGGAGGATATGAAGATGAAAGAAGAATTTATTATCCCATTAACCGATACAGCAATAGAACTTTTAAAAACAATTCCAAGCTATACTATAAAACAAGGCTATCTATTTAGAGGTGCTAAACATAATGCTCCGATAAGTGATAACTCTATGAGAATGGGCCTTAAAAGGCTTGGATATGATGGCGAGATGGATATGCATGGATTTAGATCCAGCTTTAGAACCATAATTAGCGAATTAAACTACACTGAAAAACTTGGATTTACAGAAGAGGTAATGTCGCTTTGTATAGATCATAGATTTAGAAAGACTATTAAAAGCGATGAGAGTTATCATAGGGCCAAATTCGAAAGCGGAAAAAGAGAAATTTTTGAATATTGGCATGAAAAATTGAGAGAATTTGGGTTTAAAATCTAA
- a CDS encoding helix-turn-helix domain-containing protein has translation MIENLITPEQFCLMYGVPIQTQAKWRMKKGDGIKLPYIKLGRRVFYKRDSIEALVNSLEVNSIASINTNTIKDKR, from the coding sequence ATGATTGAAAATTTAATTACTCCAGAACAATTCTGTTTGATGTATGGAGTGCCTATTCAAACTCAAGCCAAATGGCGTATGAAAAAAGGAGATGGGATAAAACTTCCATATATTAAACTGGGAAGAAGAGTTTTTTACAAGAGAGACTCTATAGAAGCTCTTGTAAATAGTTTAGAAGTAAATTCTATCGCCTCAATAAATACTAATACTATAAAGGACAAAAGATGA
- a CDS encoding helix-turn-helix domain-containing protein, translating to MIEIAGLILYTPKDIEDALGINIRIQARYRNKGLLPFRKMGSSIFYTQSDIRDFLENTKISSVAIKSVEKRKDRSNEDDDCNGDKEIISKKASIVHDENIKPVSPQQDSYHDKSIGKAQENKSDTKSNTDTINLNLNSDTTINLNDSYLARGIDDIKSSDTNKTASSSMQQTLGHVVFPRNDTQAIRLKEQPNSFKGLADAKL from the coding sequence ATGATAGAGATAGCAGGTTTAATTCTATACACTCCAAAAGATATAGAAGATGCATTGGGAATAAACATTAGGATTCAGGCTAGGTATAGAAATAAAGGACTGCTTCCTTTTAGAAAGATGGGATCATCGATATTTTATACACAAAGCGATATAAGAGACTTTTTGGAAAATACCAAGATATCAAGTGTAGCTATAAAAAGTGTAGAAAAGAGAAAAGATAGATCAAATGAAGATGATGATTGTAATGGCGACAAAGAAATCATATCTAAAAAAGCATCTATTGTACATGATGAAAATATCAAACCCGTATCGCCTCAGCAAGACAGTTACCATGATAAGAGTATAGGTAAGGCTCAGGAAAACAAGAGCGATACAAAAAGCAATACCGATACGATAAATCTAAATTTAAACTCTGATACTACGATAAATCTAAACGACAGTTATTTAGCGCGCGGCATAGATGATATTAAAAGTAGCGACACGAATAAAACGGCAAGTAGTAGCATGCAGCAGACACTAGGTCATGTAGTTTTTCCCCGCAACGACACGCAAGCCATACGGCTTAAAGAGCAGCCAAATTCTTTTAAAGGCTTAGCCGATGCCAAGCTTTAA
- a CDS encoding plasmid mobilization protein, which translates to MKFKNNKDNKISIRLTDNEMNLLETKASLCGLNKSAFTRHTILHSKPPIHKFDKAMVVQISRIGSNLGQVAKYVNKNESIDLIALKHIIEISNSINSLLDKDKKC; encoded by the coding sequence ATGAAATTCAAAAACAACAAAGATAACAAAATCTCCATTAGACTAACCGATAATGAAATGAATTTATTGGAAACTAAAGCGTCTTTGTGCGGTTTAAACAAATCAGCGTTTACAAGACATACTATCCTTCACTCCAAACCCCCTATCCATAAATTCGATAAAGCTATGGTAGTTCAAATTTCAAGGATAGGAAGCAATCTCGGTCAGGTAGCCAAATATGTCAATAAAAATGAAAGCATCGACCTTATCGCTTTAAAACATATTATAGAAATTTCTAATTCTATAAATAGTTTGTTAGATAAGGATAAAAAGTGCTAG
- a CDS encoding relaxase/mobilization nuclease domain-containing protein — MLVKFFSNKQGGSISGINYLLNHRVKDKTACVIKGSESVTRNIVSGITKKQKLCMGCLSFEEKDIDLKTKQRVIDKFETLLFGEYKDRYNILWVEHTDKQRLELNFAIPKIDLITGLAFNPYYDKVDRKLVDSWQNYTNLRFNLSDPKDPSKSHILQGSRKDLNTVKDYLELEKMLVDKLINNEFICRDDILQALKNSNIEVTRIGKDYISVKLPNSKKAKRFKGDMFHESFSNTASLEQLREKTQRRAKEFKDTRDGNNTGEQEPRSFIFENEICKPRDIFSGVAIEKFRIIKFKQSLSKRDQDLNRLKTKLNNEIQKRNNWLKEQSSREPRRKFYIKTISSGAANTVNNVRSFNLEDEIEQFNTNRSKQTDERLHRAIYKWQTTINDKTKIFTTRMYYDTARAGIIRGIIYKRKARERENGVVQSSIAGIKEFGQEIDRLRGSIQRTNSHATRISKFIDRFRRKIDILRELSFDIISRVGWIKREARNLFKLKLNRSKDISKRRDMSDIGFG, encoded by the coding sequence GTGCTAGTTAAATTCTTTTCTAATAAACAAGGCGGAAGCATATCCGGGATCAACTATCTTTTAAATCATAGAGTAAAAGACAAAACCGCTTGTGTTATAAAAGGTAGTGAAAGCGTAACCAGAAATATAGTTTCAGGCATAACCAAAAAGCAAAAGCTATGTATGGGCTGTCTATCGTTTGAAGAAAAAGATATTGATCTAAAGACTAAACAAAGAGTAATAGATAAATTTGAAACTCTTCTATTTGGAGAATATAAAGATAGATACAATATCTTATGGGTAGAACATACCGACAAACAAAGGCTTGAACTAAATTTTGCTATTCCAAAGATAGACTTAATAACAGGACTAGCCTTTAATCCTTACTATGATAAAGTAGATAGAAAGTTAGTTGACTCTTGGCAAAACTACACCAATCTAAGATTTAATCTTTCCGATCCAAAAGATCCTTCTAAATCTCATATACTTCAAGGTTCAAGAAAAGATTTAAATACAGTAAAAGATTATCTAGAACTCGAAAAAATGCTAGTAGATAAGTTAATCAATAATGAATTTATTTGCAGAGATGACATCTTACAAGCCCTTAAAAATAGCAATATAGAAGTAACCAGAATAGGAAAAGACTATATATCAGTCAAGCTACCTAATTCTAAAAAGGCTAAAAGATTTAAAGGAGATATGTTTCATGAAAGCTTTAGCAACACTGCAAGCTTGGAGCAACTCAGAGAAAAGACACAAAGAAGAGCAAAAGAGTTTAAAGATACAAGGGATGGAAATAATACTGGCGAACAAGAACCAAGAAGTTTCATCTTTGAAAACGAAATATGCAAACCTAGAGACATCTTTTCAGGAGTTGCAATTGAGAAATTTAGAATTATCAAATTCAAACAAAGCCTGTCAAAAAGAGATCAAGATCTTAACAGACTCAAAACAAAACTTAACAATGAAATACAAAAAAGAAACAACTGGCTTAAAGAACAATCTTCAAGAGAGCCAAGACGTAAATTTTATATTAAAACTATCAGTAGTGGCGCTGCTAATACTGTTAATAATGTCAGGAGTTTTAATTTGGAAGATGAAATCGAGCAATTCAATACTAATAGATCAAAACAAACAGATGAAAGATTACATAGAGCAATATATAAGTGGCAAACAACAATAAATGATAAAACCAAAATCTTTACTACAAGGATGTATTATGACACTGCTAGAGCAGGAATTATTAGAGGAATTATATACAAGAGAAAAGCAAGAGAAAGAGAGAACGGAGTTGTTCAATCAAGTATTGCTGGAATTAAGGAGTTTGGACAAGAGATTGACCGGCTTAGAGGCAGTATTCAAAGAACAAACTCTCATGCAACAAGAATTTCAAAATTCATCGATAGATTTAGAAGAAAGATTGATATCCTTAGAGAACTGTCATTCGATATTATCTCAAGAGTTGGTTGGATTAAAAGGGAAGCTAGAAACTTATTCAAGCTAAAGCTAAACAGATCTAAAGACATATCCAAAAGAAGAGATATGAGTGATATTGGGTTTGGGTAG
- the dcm gene encoding DNA (cytosine-5-)-methyltransferase, whose translation MIYRVGSLFAGVGGVCQAFKNSNCNIVWANEIDRSACKTYRLNHKNTNLIEDDVRNINNKNLDDIDILTAGFPCQPFSQAGHGKGFEDERGKLFFEVSRLLKELKPKAYFLENVRTLTSHNNGKTFQTIKEELKYIGYSFIPFVLNASKYTNIPQGRERIYIVGFRDESDYCFNKPIKENILETSRNNLLSAKFQIPKPTNKTLKNIKSFLDDNHIMPSDIYNNQNNEIHRKIMDSVIDENTVYQYRRYYVRSNKSNVCPTLTANMGAGGHNIPIILNNGIIRRLNPKECFNLQGFPQDFMLPEGISRAQLYRQAGNSVVVPMVEKIAKEIVAVLDAADRS comes from the coding sequence GTGATTTATAGAGTAGGTAGCTTATTTGCAGGTGTCGGTGGTGTTTGTCAAGCTTTTAAAAACTCAAACTGTAATATAGTATGGGCAAACGAAATTGATCGTAGTGCTTGCAAAACGTATAGGCTAAATCATAAAAATACCAATCTTATTGAAGATGATGTCAGAAATATAAACAATAAAAATTTAGACGATATAGATATACTCACTGCTGGTTTTCCTTGCCAACCGTTTTCGCAGGCTGGTCATGGTAAAGGCTTTGAAGATGAGCGCGGTAAGCTTTTTTTTGAGGTTTCTAGATTACTAAAAGAGTTAAAGCCAAAGGCATATTTTTTAGAAAATGTTAGAACTTTGACTTCTCATAATAATGGTAAAACATTTCAGACGATAAAAGAAGAGTTGAAATATATAGGATACTCTTTTATTCCTTTTGTATTAAATGCGTCTAAATATACAAACATACCTCAAGGCAGGGAAAGGATTTATATAGTTGGATTTAGGGATGAAAGTGATTACTGCTTCAACAAACCAATAAAAGAAAATATATTAGAAACCAGTAGAAATAATTTGCTGTCTGCTAAGTTTCAAATACCAAAGCCAACAAATAAAACACTCAAAAATATAAAATCGTTTTTGGATGACAACCATATTATGCCTTCTGATATATACAATAATCAAAACAACGAAATTCATCGTAAAATTATGGATAGTGTTATAGATGAAAATACTGTCTATCAATATAGGCGTTATTATGTTCGCTCCAATAAATCAAACGTCTGCCCTACTCTAACTGCAAATATGGGTGCAGGCGGACACAATATACCTATAATATTAAACAATGGAATAATAAGGCGACTTAATCCAAAAGAATGCTTTAATCTACAAGGCTTTCCGCAAGACTTCATGCTTCCAGAAGGCATATCAAGAGCGCAACTATATAGGCAAGCTGGGAATTCAGTTGTTGTGCCAATGGTTGAGAAAATTGCAAAAGAGATTGTTGCAGTATTAGATGCGGCCGATAGAAGTTAA
- a CDS encoding ATP-binding protein: MAVADIIDNSISAGANNIKIYAVQNPKPLFCVLDNGLGMNNDELIEAMRLSSKNPDDERDNAALGKFGLGLKTASFSQCKKLTVVTKKNNDISAKQWDLDYISRNDKWLLLTPDLSEYKNIDIFNNFYENNNSTIIIWEEIDKVGQISEYLETLRNHLSLVFHQFLEGIGGEKIKIYINNNLLLPFNPFNPTHDATFIKSTELIKYNDKEIKITPFILPHHSKVSVSEWEKYGGSEGYIKSQGFYLYRAHRLLVYGKWWGILKSSDATKLVRIKIEISNDQDELWNIDVKKSIANPIPGLKDELKRVALHSVKDGMKPFSTRGRRINDKNITRFWNLVYEDNKLYFAINKENPMYQKLLDLLDLKSREILQMYLKSLQAYIPLEAIQAQVQQNPHSFKQEDAISNQEAVKILKYLQSIGLSEDEIKKIEIFKKHKELFDGK, translated from the coding sequence GTGGCAGTTGCCGATATTATTGACAACAGTATTTCTGCTGGTGCAAATAATATAAAAATTTACGCCGTGCAAAATCCTAAACCATTGTTTTGTGTCTTAGATAATGGCTTAGGAATGAATAACGATGAACTAATAGAAGCAATGAGATTATCATCAAAAAATCCAGATGATGAAAGAGATAATGCTGCACTTGGTAAATTTGGCTTAGGTCTTAAGACTGCTTCATTTTCGCAGTGCAAAAAACTCACCGTTGTAACAAAGAAAAATAATGATATTTCTGCCAAGCAATGGGATTTGGACTATATCTCCAGGAATGATAAATGGCTACTTTTAACACCAGACCTAAGCGAATATAAAAATATTGATATTTTTAATAATTTTTATGAAAACAATAACTCTACTATTATAATATGGGAAGAAATAGATAAAGTTGGACAAATTTCAGAATACTTAGAAACACTAAGAAATCATTTATCTTTGGTTTTTCATCAATTTTTAGAAGGAATAGGTGGGGAAAAAATAAAAATATATATAAACAATAATCTTTTGTTGCCTTTTAATCCTTTTAATCCAACACATGATGCAACTTTTATTAAATCAACCGAGTTAATAAAATATAATGATAAGGAAATAAAAATAACCCCCTTTATTTTGCCGCATCACTCAAAAGTTTCTGTTTCTGAGTGGGAAAAATATGGAGGAAGTGAGGGCTATATAAAATCGCAAGGCTTCTATCTCTATAGGGCTCACAGATTACTTGTTTATGGTAAATGGTGGGGAATTTTAAAATCCAGTGACGCAACAAAACTTGTTCGTATAAAAATTGAAATTTCAAACGATCAAGATGAGCTATGGAATATAGATGTAAAAAAATCTATTGCAAATCCCATCCCTGGATTAAAAGATGAATTAAAAAGAGTTGCTTTGCATTCTGTCAAAGATGGAATGAAGCCTTTTTCTACCCGCGGTCGCAGGATAAACGATAAGAATATTACAAGATTTTGGAATTTGGTTTATGAGGATAATAAACTTTACTTTGCTATAAATAAAGAAAATCCAATGTATCAAAAGCTATTGGATTTGTTGGATTTAAAATCGAGAGAAATATTACAAATGTATCTAAAATCACTTCAGGCATACATTCCACTCGAAGCAATACAAGCTCAAGTTCAGCAAAATCCGCATAGTTTTAAACAAGAGGATGCTATTTCAAATCAAGAAGCGGTTAAAATTCTAAAATACTTACAGAGCATAGGTCTTAGTGAAGATGAGATTAAAAAAATAGAAATTTTTAAAAAACATAAGGAGTTATTTGATGGGAAATAG
- a CDS encoding Z1 domain-containing protein: MGNSFYEVVFEFSKKRLTEKYSVQNGVLEAGDIESEITKTRKIIESEVKTNIFNQDGNFLDSDYKRLQDDLEKYFNVRMNLGLVIKGNEQKRRNTSWYSINTKANNMNFYWDRLEKLYKGFLSPQVIKTVDDDTDIIMNQIGDPREDKFSIYGMVVGHVQSGKTSNYASLICKAADMGYKFIVVVAGDKNNLRNQTQVRINQAFVGKNDTMMVGVGLNDLQNANKMQPISLTTETHDFNTRDARKNSQGINFDNINTPVLLVIKKNASTLSNVIKWIKSHYSGKISKHAMLLIDDESDYASINTKEEDNPTTINKELRALLELFEKSSYVAYTATPYANIFIDHTIEDEQSVKIKDMDEWISKDLFPRDFIYALDAPSNYFGAEKIFIESSDKYLVDINDYDEHIPLKHKKDYSLSELPNSLFEAINVFMLNVAIRDLRGQVKHNSMLVNISRFSDIHEKIACLINEYLKALKKDISAYILLSNSAEQSSFISNLKDIFEAKFNIEFSWQDISNKLSEIANSILVIEVHQNSKKRLDYNTDERINVIAVGGLSLSRGFTLEGLSVSYFIRSTIFYDTLMQMGRWFGYRQGYEDLCKIYMPEDIKNYFRFIIEATNELMYKFKDMAEDGLTPYNFGLAVRQDPNSQLQITAKNKMKHAEERYVSLDLSGKLIETVRFAKNPRLHEMNLNNLKNLIESLDKGDKKGSAIIYKNIDKSKISNFINNFDVIKAHMQLDFVKTYLEEKNTMWDVVLYGGKGEFAEGIGINMEERSKLQDKGKYIELGNRKLSAGDPEKVLLDDEIYEQSKKEKRGDRSSFLRKNLKNPVLMLHVLDAKNNQIGFECSVLPAYGVCFPNDGVDSNSQTIKYLINKVYQEEMFLEFNELEEQDD, translated from the coding sequence ATGGGAAATAGTTTTTATGAAGTGGTTTTTGAGTTTTCAAAAAAACGTTTAACCGAGAAATACTCAGTACAAAATGGGGTTTTGGAAGCAGGTGATATTGAAAGTGAAATAACTAAAACAAGAAAAATTATTGAATCTGAAGTTAAAACTAATATATTTAACCAAGATGGCAATTTTTTGGATAGTGATTATAAAAGACTACAAGATGATTTAGAAAAATATTTTAATGTTAGAATGAATTTGGGACTAGTAATAAAAGGCAATGAGCAAAAGCGACGCAATACTTCTTGGTATAGCATCAATACAAAAGCTAATAACATGAACTTTTATTGGGATAGATTGGAAAAACTTTATAAGGGCTTCTTGTCTCCACAAGTTATTAAAACAGTAGATGATGATACAGATATTATAATGAATCAAATTGGAGATCCAAGAGAGGATAAGTTTAGTATATATGGTATGGTTGTAGGACATGTTCAGTCTGGTAAAACTTCAAACTATGCTTCTTTGATATGCAAGGCTGCTGATATGGGCTATAAATTTATAGTTGTTGTAGCTGGAGACAAAAACAATCTTAGAAACCAGACTCAAGTTCGTATAAACCAGGCTTTTGTCGGCAAAAACGATACAATGATGGTCGGGGTTGGGCTTAATGACTTGCAAAACGCAAATAAAATGCAACCGATTAGTTTAACAACAGAAACACATGATTTTAACACAAGAGATGCACGTAAAAATTCACAAGGTATAAATTTTGACAATATAAATACTCCTGTACTTTTGGTAATAAAGAAAAATGCAAGCACACTTTCTAATGTTATAAAGTGGATTAAATCTCATTATAGCGGTAAAATTTCAAAACATGCCATGCTACTAATAGATGATGAGTCCGATTATGCTTCCATAAACACAAAAGAGGAAGATAATCCAACTACTATAAATAAAGAATTAAGGGCTCTCTTGGAACTCTTTGAAAAAAGCTCCTACGTTGCATATACTGCTACCCCTTATGCAAATATTTTTATAGATCATACGATAGAAGATGAGCAAAGCGTAAAGATTAAAGATATGGATGAATGGATTTCGAAAGATTTGTTTCCAAGAGATTTTATTTACGCCCTTGATGCACCAAGTAATTATTTCGGTGCTGAAAAAATTTTTATAGAAAGTTCTGACAAATATTTAGTAGATATCAACGACTATGATGAACATATTCCTTTAAAACATAAAAAAGATTATTCTTTATCTGAATTACCAAACAGCTTATTTGAGGCTATAAATGTATTTATGTTAAATGTTGCAATAAGAGATCTCAGAGGGCAAGTTAAGCACAACAGTATGCTTGTTAATATTAGCCGTTTTTCTGATATACATGAAAAGATTGCTTGCCTGATAAACGAATACTTAAAAGCGCTTAAAAAAGATATTAGTGCCTATATTTTACTTTCAAATTCAGCAGAACAAAGTAGTTTCATATCAAATTTAAAGGATATTTTTGAAGCAAAATTTAATATAGAATTTTCATGGCAAGATATTTCAAACAAATTATCCGAAATAGCAAATAGCATTCTAGTAATAGAAGTTCACCAAAATAGCAAAAAACGACTTGATTATAATACTGATGAAAGAATAAATGTCATTGCAGTTGGAGGGCTTAGCTTATCGCGTGGTTTTACCCTTGAAGGACTTAGTGTAAGTTACTTTATAAGAAGTACAATATTTTACGATACTCTTATGCAGATGGGTAGATGGTTTGGCTATAGGCAAGGCTATGAGGATTTGTGTAAAATTTATATGCCAGAGGATATTAAAAACTATTTTAGATTTATTATTGAGGCTACAAATGAGCTTATGTATAAATTTAAAGATATGGCGGAAGACGGTTTGACACCTTATAATTTTGGATTAGCTGTCAGACAAGACCCAAATAGTCAACTACAAATTACAGCTAAAAATAAGATGAAACATGCGGAAGAGAGGTATGTTTCACTGGACTTAAGTGGAAAACTAATAGAAACCGTAAGATTTGCTAAAAACCCACGACTTCATGAGATGAATTTAAATAATTTGAAAAATTTAATAGAATCTCTTGATAAAGGCGACAAAAAAGGAAGTGCTATCATATATAAAAATATAGACAAAAGTAAAATATCAAATTTTATCAATAACTTTGATGTTATAAAAGCTCATATGCAGTTAGACTTTGTTAAGACTTATCTAGAAGAGAAGAATACAATGTGGGATGTTGTCCTTTATGGAGGCAAAGGTGAATTTGCAGAAGGAATTGGGATAAATATGGAAGAACGCTCAAAGTTACAAGACAAGGGCAAATATATAGAGCTTGGAAATAGAAAATTATCAGCAGGAGATCCTGAAAAAGTATTACTTGATGATGAAATCTACGAACAAAGCAAAAAAGAAAAGAGAGGAGATAGGTCTTCTTTTTTAAGAAAAAATCTCAAAAATCCAGTTTTAATGCTACATGTATTAGATGCAAAAAATAATCAAATTGGCTTTGAATGCAGCGTGCTACCTGCATACGGTGTTTGTTTTCCTAACGATGGTGTTGATAGCAACTCTCAAACCATTAAATACCTAATTAATAAAGTATACCAAGAGGAGATGTTTTTAGAATTTAATGAATTAGAAGAACAAGATGATTAA
- a CDS encoding PD-(D/E)XK motif protein — protein MINHWKDMQNNTKRRVGGSSNYDIFWMVDLDGRYAFGIELDFCQKTSKKSMKFIGLNTLRKDFENATKFYLALNDNSNWKLFALVCSDIISLLNTCNDEKGIIENIERRLLKWKKFFILNVDDDFGIEKQMGLFGELSFLSDIASKQVGFEYALDSWVGASFDKQDFIFNNCAVEVKTYKTSKSPNVTISSAYQLHTSKEKLYLVAYALSVNSQGLSIEDIVKSIETKITDVEAFYRKLFLYGYKANSKSKLQKFKIDKILFFNVDDKFPKIIATDIDPRIYDVKYTINLLKCNEFLLDQIKL, from the coding sequence ATGATTAATCATTGGAAAGATATGCAAAACAACACTAAAAGAAGAGTTGGCGGTAGCAGTAATTATGATATTTTTTGGATGGTTGATTTAGATGGAAGATATGCTTTTGGCATTGAGCTAGATTTTTGTCAAAAAACTAGTAAAAAAAGTATGAAATTTATTGGTTTAAACACGCTAAGAAAAGACTTTGAAAATGCTACTAAGTTTTACTTAGCACTAAATGACAATTCTAATTGGAAGCTGTTTGCATTGGTTTGTAGTGATATTATTTCACTTTTAAATACTTGCAATGATGAAAAAGGCATTATAGAAAATATAGAAAGACGACTTTTAAAGTGGAAGAAATTTTTTATTTTAAATGTTGATGATGATTTTGGAATAGAAAAGCAAATGGGATTGTTTGGTGAGCTAAGCTTCTTAAGTGATATTGCTTCTAAACAAGTTGGTTTTGAATATGCATTGGATTCTTGGGTTGGAGCAAGTTTTGATAAACAAGATTTTATATTTAATAATTGTGCTGTTGAGGTAAAAACATATAAAACTTCAAAATCGCCAAATGTAACAATTTCATCTGCGTATCAACTTCACACAAGCAAAGAAAAATTGTACTTGGTCGCGTATGCTTTATCTGTGAATTCTCAAGGACTTAGTATTGAGGATATTGTAAAAAGTATAGAAACAAAGATTACTGATGTAGAGGCATTTTATAGAAAGCTTTTTTTGTATGGTTACAAAGCAAATTCTAAATCGAAACTACAAAAATTCAAAATAGATAAAATTTTATTTTTCAACGTAGATGATAAATTTCCAAAAATTATTGCGACAGATATAGATCCTAGAATTTATGACGTAAAATACACAATAAATTTACTAAAATGTAATGAATTTTTATTAGATCAAATAAAACTTTAA